A single window of Leishmania panamensis strain MHOM/PA/94/PSC-1 chromosome 35 sequence DNA harbors:
- a CDS encoding hypothetical protein (TriTrypDB/GeneDB-style sysID: LpmP.35.6720), with product MDDNEFEFPPDQLDDVIAKRLSPYQTAMPNPLQTSFAYSVDNVPLNMLAQIPLEHLPPTLPKNPQNFSIGQVLRGALSTSHMRAPPGGSGISRPGASVAPLPHSQRLHQHSPTHSPYLLAGPPPHHSATSDEEERDGGAEDAFQLGKEGIAEAHGGNALDSTELQMRVRRPSNRQARIDWSEAEVRSFYQALSQYGTDFSAIAVLFPGRTRRDIKRLYQREMRQKPKEVQTALSQKHPIDMAAFEVRYEAKKKEAQQLVKTKKLNAEELAFLDEIAGGQPSESAVPVKSEELEAPVPAATLGDVEETTAAPPSRPHKRRRETHDMEAKDGLEAKPATNDTAPAADDDFDMVQESLFDMVMHREFEDKVSLDILFAAQLHQGQQQAALEDSEFSL from the coding sequence ATGGACGACAACGAGTTCGAATTTCCGCCGGACCAGCTCGACGACGTCATCGCGAAGCGGCTCTCACCTTACCAAACGGCAATGCCAAACCCGCTGCAGACGTCGTTTGCATACTCCGTCGATAACGTGCCACTTAACATGCTGGCACAGATTCCACTTGAGCACCTGCCGCCGACTCTGCCCAAGAACCCGCAGAACTTCTCCATTGGGCAGGTGTTGCGCGGCGCTCTCTCCACGTCGCATATGCGCGCTCCTCCAGGAGGCAGCGGTATATCCCGTCCCGGGGCCAGTGTGGCGCCACTTCCGCACTCTCAACGTCTGCACCAGCACAGCCCGACGCACTCGCCGTATCTCTTAGCGGgtccccctccacaccactCGGCCACGTcagacgaagaggagcgagacGGTGGCGCGGAAGACGCGTTTCAGCTCGGCAAGGAGGGTATCGCAGAAGCGCATGGTGGCAACGCGTTGGACTCGACGGAGCTGCAGatgcgcgtgcgccgccCCTCCAACCGGCAGGCGCGCATCGACTggagcgaggcggaggtgcgcaGCTTCTACCAGGCGCTCTCCCAGTACGGAACAGACTTCAGCGCGATCGCCGTGCTCTTCCCTGGCCGCACCCGCAGAGACATAAAGCGGCTGTATCAGCGTGAAATGCGTCAGAAGCCAAAAGAGGTGCAGACGGCTCTCAGCCAAAAACACCCTATCGACATGGCCGCCTTCGAGGTACGCTAcgaagcgaaaaagaaggaggcgcagcagctggtgaaGACAAAGAAGCTGAACGCCGAAGAGTTGGCCTTCCTAGACGAAATTGCAGGCGGGCAGCCATCGGAGAGCGCCGTACCCGTGAAGAGTGAAGAGCTCGAGGCGCCGGTACCAGCGGCTACACTCGGGGATGTGGAGGAAACAactgccgcgccgccatcTCGTCCGCACAAGCGCCGACGTGAGACACATGACATGGAGGCCAAAGACGGACTGGAGGCGAAACCAGCAACGAACGACACCGCCCCTGCCGCTGACGACGACTTTGACATGGTGCAGGAGTCACTTTTCGACATGGTCATGCATCGCGAGTTCGAAGACAAGGTATCGCTGGACATACTGTTCGCGGCACAGCTACAtcaggggcagcagcaggccgcCCTGGAGGACTCAGAGTTCTCTTTGTGA
- a CDS encoding protein-l-isoaspartate o-methyltransferase, putative (TriTrypDB/GeneDB-style sysID: LpmP.35.6740): protein MAWRCSSTTNAGMVSALQREGLLKTPEVIEVMRRVDRGWFVHNCKEAYSDQPLPIGFGVTISAPHMHAMMLELVNSSVLCRRNPNQDYRQPLRLLDIGSGSGYITAAFAALCETTRRDGVPLLFEVIGVEHVQELQEQSKRVIESHFPEWIREHRVKVLHGDGRRPRSIAGVCADKDADFDVIHVGASAPKALVPEYLHLLRCGGTLVIPVGGPTEVQELQVFTKDAEGGVKMQHACHVRFVPLTSIHAQLDGDVEMHT from the coding sequence AtggcgtggcgctgctcgtcCACGACGAATGCGGGAATGGTGAgtgcactgcagcgcgaggGCCTCCTCAAGACCCCCGAAGTGATCGAAGTGATGCGCCGCGTGGACCGTGGCTGGTTTGTGCACAACTGTAAGGAGGCGTACAGCGACCAGCCCCTGCCCATCGGCTTCGGTGTCACTATCAGTGCTCCACACATGCATGCTATGATGTTGGAGCTTGTGAACTCGTCTGTGCTATGCCGCCGGAACCCGAACCAAGACTATcgccagccgctgcggctgctggacaTCGGTAGTGGTAGCGGCTACATCACGGCAGCCTTTGCGGCGTTGTGTGAGACGACTCGGCGAGACGGTGTGCCGCTGTTGTTTGAGGTGATTGGTGTCGAGCACGTGCAGGAGCTCCAGGAGCAATCCAAGCGTGTCATCGAGTCGCACTTTCCCGAATGGATCCGCGAGCATCGCGTCAAGGTGCTACACGGTGACGGGCGAAGGCCTCGGTCCATTGCGGGCGTCTGTGCGGATAAAGACGCCGACTTCGACGTCATTCACGTCGGGGCTTCCGCGCCGAAGGCTCTTGTTCCCGAGTACTTGCACCTTCTccggtgcggcggcaccCTTGTGATTCCCGTTGGTGGCCCGACGGAGGTGCAGGAGCTACAGGTATTCACAAAGGACGCTGAAGGCGGTGTCAAGATGCAGCACGCGTGCCACGTGCGGTTTGTGCCACTGACATCGATACATGCCCAGCTGGATGGCGATGTGGAGATGCACACGTAA
- a CDS encoding dienelactone hydrolase, putative (TriTrypDB/GeneDB-style sysID: LpmP.35.6730) has product MSSEDPNRCCPTEKGPAKCDYTPVGGDFYMVGPHNSKAGVVVVSDIFGMLANSKRLADMLAEQGYLVVMPDFFGAQAWPMSEWPADFESARWIQHKAKISKFDTFAPRMENAIALLRQMGCAKVGIIGMCWGANLTFMMAAQGKIDAAATAHPVNLTSDNVKAAKVPVLVMPSKDEPPMDEVEAAIDAHSVAPHVYVRFGSLPHGFFGARYDPDAYTPEERKDVETARGLLVDFFNKSLH; this is encoded by the coding sequence ATGTCCTCTGAGGACCCGAACCGCTGCTGTCCCACCGAAAAGGGCCCTGCCAAGTGCGACTACACCCCTGTTGGCGGTGACTTCTACATGGTGGGTCCTCACAACAGCAAGGCTGGCGTTGTGGTCGTGAGCGACATCTTCGGCATGTTGGCCAACTCGAAGCGCCTGGCTGACATGCTAGCTGAGCAAGGCTACCTTGTTGTCATGCCAGACTTCTTTGGAGCACAGGCATGGCCCATGTCAGAATGGCCGGCCGACTTCGAGTCGGCGCGCTGGATCCAGCACAAAGCGAAAATCTCGAAGTTCGACACGTTTGCGCCTCGCATGGAAAATGCGATTGCGTTGCTGCGCCAAATGGGATGTGCAAAGGTTGGCATCATTGGCATGTGTTGGGGGGCGAACCTGACGTTCATGATGGCGGCACAAGGCAAGatcgacgccgctgccacggcgcacCCGGTCAACTTGACTTCTGACAACGTGAAGGCGGCGAAGGTGCCGGTGCTGGTGATGCCGTCAAAGGATGAGCCTCCCATGGACGAGGTCGAAGCCGCCATCGATGCCCACTCGGTGGCGCCGCACGTGTACGTGCGCTTTGGATCCCTGCCGCACGGTTTCTTTGGTGCCCGCTACGACCCTGACGCGTACACGCCTGAGGAAAGGAAGGATGTGGAGACGGCCCGTGGACTCCTGGTGGACTTCTTCAACAAGTCACTCCATTAA
- a CDS encoding hypothetical protein (TriTrypDB/GeneDB-style sysID: LpmP.35.6750) encodes MALPFPEKYYEVVRYFDYYIGNLEETPLLSDEQRLLFYALRQQADHGQCTTAAPSMWYARERYKHRAWKQLGCMSPFEAMVFFVQQFEQLLMQLESQTESSVSTAGATTRAGGVDWPSRLQEMKANTVPNPGDPGHRSCPLECDGARASNGAVAVSQGPSPSPSNEEAQQGSFPLALSSAEMAGWDADIVSHSRPTLENIRYLAAELMRARHAFQGVRQEIAPRRVEENGARASLSGPPIPTGGSCLPLAGASLAAAGPPLKPIWCGNGSATHVPIVPPPVRPSARSMTEAAVRDACGAPNLKKVSFATGRSGTTSASPAWFDWHLWGSIA; translated from the coding sequence ATGGCGTTGCCGTTTCCGGAGAAGTACTACGAGGTCGTCAGGTACTTTGACTACTATATTGGCAACCTGGAGGAGACTCCGCTGCTATCAGATGAGCAACGGCTGCTGTTCTATGCTCTGCGCCAGCAAGCCGACCACGGCCAGTGCACCACTGCGGCTCCGTCCATGTGGTACGCGAGGGAGCGCTACAAGCATCGGGCGTGGAAGCAACTCGGGTGCATGTCACCATTCGAAGCGATGGTGTTCTTTGTGCAGCAATTTGAGCAGCTCCTCATGCAGTTGGAGAGTCAGACCGAGTCATCAGTGTCCACGGCAGGGGCCACCACCCGTGCAGGCGGTGTCGATTGGCCATCGCGTCTGCAAGAAATGAAGGCCAATACGGTACCAAACCCTGGAGACCCGGGGCACAGAAGTTGCCCTTTGGAGTGCGACGGTGCCCGTGCCAGCaacggcgccgtcgctgtgAGCCAGgggccctccccctctccttcaaaCGAGGAAGCGCAACAGGGATCGTTCCCATTAGCACTCAGCTCTGCAGAGATGGCCGGCTGGGATGCAGATATTGTCTCTCACTCCCGGCCCACACTAGAGAACATACGCTATCTTGCCGCGGAGCTGATGCGAGCGCGGCATGCGTTTCAGGGCGTGCGGCAAGAAATCGCACCGAGACGTGTCGAGGAGAACGGCGCCCGCGCTTCTCTCAGCGGCCCTCCGATTCCAACAGGCGGCTCCTGTTTGCCCCTCGCTGGCGCCTccctcgcagctgctggaccaCCCCTGAAGCCGATCTGGTGCGGTaacggcagcgccacacaTGTGCCAATTGTACCGCCTCCAGTTCGCCCGTCAGCACGATCAATGACAGAGGCCGCCGTGCGTGATGCATGCGGGGCACCGAACTTGAAAAAGGTGTCTTTTGCCACCGGCAGATCAGGCACCACGAGCGCTTCGCCAGCCTGGTTTGACTGGCACCTATGGGGGAGTATCGCATAG